From Melitaea cinxia chromosome 30, ilMelCinx1.1, whole genome shotgun sequence, one genomic window encodes:
- the LOC123668161 gene encoding uncharacterized protein LOC123668161 gives METKTKTKLGKGESLRASSDARCPFDSGEGTLCYCDSPHMGVDVVPGKGGDTTSARNTDSDNSLRSGGSNEPSLSRTGLPSRDRKGRFLSRQKGPSKGQDKGGNRFAVLAADDKTDTDTDMVSGSPDRHIALTGRRKRPSSSTFASGRDGSDTEAEGAGLAKINTARRGKARGTTAGPSREKFLKPAPVRPEPVNILIDNEPDVGSLIVDDVVALNAQELRARAGEGLAVILEVARKSGNLKGEFVAKLKRSATDLSEVVDAFASRTEADEVRRLRAENRRFRIEIEAMKTELKAMRRGFAEAKTEAAANAAAAAAAAANASVAGSPATLPVAAMLEEFKHSLTCSLGDMMNVRLAQIEERLPPAPSVRPQLGAGGPRRPETAATTSAAPSTVAREETWATVVKRGKGKRKGKGKSSAPPSTPAVEGRTAAPAVKPTGKPAAASSARPAAKPTAKPTNQPGRPATKATVKAKFKAPKTAAVVVQLQPAAVEKGQTYDSIFRSAEDTVKLEELGIERILFRHTATGARMLEIPGSDKEEKADRLASRLREALSDVATVVRPVKTAQVRISGLDRPRRCASRAWMTRPLPRGWRRRSRRRHRPTSARSVGAIRSGFGGMGSTVVTCPVSVAKALTEGGRLLIGWSSVRVSALEALPMRCFKCMGLGHTRPKCPASVDRGDLCFKCGNAGHKVASCPEKTPRCVVCAEGGKPSGHIMCGRRCRPATSKGKGALGTRAPRETASQTAADGVAPPAAAGEVEVVMSE, from the coding sequence ATGGAAACAAAGACTAAAACGAAACTAGGCAAAGGAGAATCCCTCCGTGCATCTTCGGATGCACGCTGCCCGTTCGATTCTGGGGAGGGCACCCTTTGTTACTGTGATTCGCCCCATATGGGCGTTGACGTTGTGCCCGGGAAGGGCGGTGATACGACCTCTGCAAGAAATACGGACTCCGATAACAGCCTTCGGAGTGGCGGCTCAAACGAGCCGTCACTCTCGAGGACTGGTCTCCCCTCGCGAGATCGCAAGGGGAGATTCCTCTCACGCCAAAAAGGCCCTTCTAAGGGCCAGGACAAAGGTGGAAACCGTTTTGCGGTTCTGGCTGCGGACGACAAAACGGACACCGATACAGACATGGTTTCGGGATCCCCTGACAGGCATATTGCTTTGACGGGACGGCGGAAGCGACCCTCATCCTCGACCTTCGCGTCTGGGCGTGACGGTTCGGACACGGAGGCCGAGGGCGCGGGCCTCGCTAAAATTAACACGGCGAGAAGGGGAAAGGCGAGAGGAACCACGGCGGGTCCTTCCCGCGAAAAGTTCCTCAAGCCAGCACCTGTCCGGCCGGAACCCGTAAACATACTCATCGACAACGAGCCCGACGTCGGCTCGTTGATCGTAGACGACGTTGTTGCGCTCAACGCGCAGGAACTCAGGGCGCGCGCGGGCGAGGGACTCGCCGTAATACTAGAGGTTGCCCGGAAATCCGGGAACCTCAAAGGCGAGTTCGTCGCAAAGCTGAAGAGGTCCGCGACGGACCTGAGCGAGGTGGTCGACGCCTTTGCCTCTAGGACCGAGGCCGATGAAGTGAGGCGGCTCCGAGCGGAGAACCGCCGCTTCAGGATCGAAATAGAGGCAATGAAAACGGAGCTGAAGGCGATGCGGCGCGGCTTCGCCGAGGCGAAGACGGAAGCGGCCGCtaacgccgccgccgccgccgccgccgctgccaACGCCTCAGTCGCCGGTTCACCTGCGACACTTCCGGTGGCGGCCATGCTAGAGGAGTTCAAGCACTCCTTGACCTGCTCGCTGGGCGATATGATGAACGTCCGGCTGGCGCAGATCGAGGAGAGGCTGCCGCCGGCTCCGTCGGTCCGCCCCCAACTGGGAGCTGGTGGACCTCGACGCCCTGAGACGGCGGCCACtacgtcggcggccccctccaCGGTTGCCCGGGAGGAAACCTGGGCAACAGTGGTTAAAAGAGGGAAGGGCAAGAGGAAGGGGAAAGGGAAGTCCTCCGCCCCTCCATCTACACCTGCAGTCGAAGGCCGGACTGCCGCCCCTGCGGTGAAGCCGACTGGCAAGCCAGCCGCGGCGTCGTCCGCGCGACCGGCCGCCAAGCCGACCGCCAAGCCGACCAACCAGCCCGGAAGGCCGGCAACAAAGGCGACGGTTAAGGCCAAATTCAAGGCCCCGAAGACTGCGGCAGTCGTCGTCCAGCTGCAGCCGGCGGCTGTAGAGAAGGGTCAAACTTACGACTCCATCTTCCGGTCGGCTGAAGACACCGTGAAATTGGAGGAACTGGGGATCGAGCGCATCCTCTTCCGTCATACGGCGACGGGAGCGAGGATGCTCGAGATCCCCGGTTCCGACAAAGAGGAGAAGGCCGACCGGCTCGCCAGCCGGCTCAGGGAGGCTCTCTCGGACGTGGCCACTGTCGTCAGGCCCGTTAAGACCGCGCAGGTGCGCATCTCGGGCCTGGATAGACCGCGCAGGTGCGCATCTCGGGCCTGGATGACACGGCCACTCCCGAGAGGGTGGCGGCGGCGGTCGCGAAGGCGACATCGTCCGACGTCGGCTCGGTCGGTCGGGGCGATCCGCTCCGGCTTCGGCGGCATGGGCTCCACCGTCGTAACCTGCCCCGTCTCGGTTGCGAAAGCGCTGACCGAGGGGGGCAGGCTACTGATCGGCTGGAGCTCGGTGCGAGTGTCGGCCCTGGAGGCGCTCCCCATGCGCTGCTTTAAGTGCATGGGGTTGGGCCACACGCGCCCGAAGTGTCCGGCGTCTGTCGACAGGGGCGACCTCTGCTTTAAATGCGGGAACGCGGGGCACAAGGTCGCCTCCTGCCCGGAGAAGACACCGCGCTGCGTGGTGTGCGCCGAGGGAGGTAAACCCTCGGGGCACATCATGTGCGGCCGCAGGTGCAGGCCTGCGACCTCGAAAGGAAAGGGGGCCCTCGGAACCCGGGCCCCCCGAGAGACCGCAAGCCAGACAGCCGCAGACGGCGTTGCCCCCCCGGCCGCGGCGGGGGAGGTGGAGGTTGTGATGTCTGAGTAA
- the LOC123668162 gene encoding uncharacterized protein LOC123668162 — MANKCHQCGKFIATADGAKCTKCACLFHRLCVNLSPDHRIPLKWQCQGCKSGPMEGVSHNKINSLTSSPDTDIFLEAADNTVSSLAQEMRLLRAELGSVAKTMSSFKEELARLNTVVGSLTKKFEDIEVRLNVLEASNGDRSSVTNDQQLSDLVAQLRAELNDREQEGLQNDIEIAGLEEKNGENPTHLVLSLATKLGYELEERDVVSAERVGSRRVYAVSSEHPRSRPIVVRLARRAVRDAMIRAARVRRGTDSAGVTEGEPRSVYVNERLTPTNRNLFFKTREECRRAGWKHVWTRNGRIFTRKSDVTEIRRVRAISDLNKIFGACNI; from the coding sequence ATGGCGAATAAATGTCATCAATGTGGTAAATTCATAGCCACAGCAGATGGTGCAAAGTGTACTAAGTGCGCATGCCTATTTCACCGATTATGTGTCAACCTAAGCCCTGATCATAGAATTCCGCTTAAATGGCAGTGTCAAGGTTGTAAATCGGGACCCATGGAAGGGGTGAGTCACAATAAGATCAATTCACTCACATCTTCACCCGACACTGATATATTCTTGGAGGCTGCTGATAACACTGTGAGCTCACTTGCCCAAGAGATGCGGCTCCTAAGAGCTGAACTTGGATCTGTGGCCAAAACGATGTCATCTTTTAAAGAAGAACTTGCACGGTTAAACACAGTTGTAGGTagcttaacaaaaaaatttgaagACATCGAAGTACGTCTTAACGTCTTGGAGGCATCAAACGGAGATCGTTCCTCAGTAACTAATGACCAACAACTGTCTGACCTCGTGGCACAGTTGCGAGCGGAACTAAACGACCGTGAACAGGAAGGGCTCCAGAATGATATCGAGATAGCAGGGTTGGAAGAGAAGAACGGGGAGAACCCGACCCACCTCGTGCTATCTCtggccacaaaactcggctatGAGCTGGAGGAACGAGATGTTGTAAGTGCGGAGCGAGTAGGGTCGAGACGTGTTTACGCCGTCAGCAGTGAGCACCCGCGCTCCAGGCCTATAGTGGTACGGTTGGCGCGGCGCGCCGTCCGGGATGCGATGATACGGGCGGCGCGTGTGCGCCGGGGTACCGATTCCGCTGGCGTCACAGAAGGTGAACCCAGAAGTGTGTATGTCAACGAGCGGCTCACACCTACAAACCGAAATCTATTCTTCAAAACAAGGGAAGAATGCCGACGAGCAGGCTGGAAACATGTTTGGACGAGAAACGGGCGTATCTTTACACGGAAAAGTGATGTAACTGAGATACGACGTGTAAGAGCAATAAGTGACCTCAATAAAATTTTTGGGGCATGCAATATTTGA